From the genome of Sphingobacterium kitahiroshimense, one region includes:
- a CDS encoding 3-ketoacyl-ACP reductase, with amino-acid sequence MENIAGKKALVTGGARGLGKATAIALAKEGVHVAITGRNEELLKTTVKELQDIGVQATYEVFDVSDLAAVQEAIAKLNASFGQFDIIINNAGIAAFGSLVDMDAETWTNIINTNVLGSYHVTKAVLPQLIEKNEGDIIFVSSTAGLNGAATTSAYSASKFAVIGMADSLMREVRKHNIRVCTLMPSTIASDMSKDLGLTDGNPESVLQPEDFAELIIANLKLPRRAMLKSASLWSTNP; translated from the coding sequence ATGGAAAATATAGCTGGGAAAAAAGCACTCGTCACTGGTGGTGCTCGTGGATTAGGAAAAGCAACTGCTATCGCACTAGCGAAAGAAGGTGTTCATGTGGCTATCACAGGTCGTAACGAAGAACTTCTAAAAACTACGGTAAAGGAATTGCAGGATATAGGCGTACAAGCTACTTATGAAGTTTTTGATGTTTCAGATTTAGCAGCTGTGCAGGAAGCAATAGCAAAATTGAATGCTTCATTTGGTCAGTTTGACATTATCATCAACAATGCCGGAATTGCAGCCTTTGGATCTTTAGTGGATATGGATGCCGAAACTTGGACAAATATTATTAACACAAACGTATTGGGTAGTTACCACGTAACAAAAGCAGTACTTCCACAGTTGATTGAAAAAAATGAAGGTGACATTATTTTTGTTTCTTCTACCGCAGGGCTGAATGGAGCCGCAACGACTTCTGCTTATAGTGCATCAAAATTTGCCGTAATCGGTATGGCAGATTCGTTAATGCGCGAGGTTCGTAAACATAATATTCGCGTTTGCACGTTAATGCCAAGCACAATTGCATCGGATATGTCCAAAGATCTCGGATTAACAGATGGAAATCCAGAATCAGTATTACAACCTGAGGATTTTGCAGAATTGATTATTGCAAACTTAAAATTACCAAGAAGAGCGATGTTAAAATCTGCTTCGCTTTGGTCAACAAATCCATAA
- a CDS encoding superoxide dismutase yields MQTRRNFLHNTAKATLAVAVSGSVLTNLAQAEPARNQAAPLSFSQIKLPYTYSDLEPNIDALTMEIHYTKHHTAYIKAINEAIVAENITETSGEQLLANISKYSAKARNNAGGAWNHNFFWENLSGKQTGPSEKVMQLIISSFGSMDKFKEQFAAAATSRFGSGWAWLILDDSGKLKITSTANQDNPLMDVVDQRGIPVLALDVWEHAYYLHYQNKRADYIKNWWNVVNWNKVHERLA; encoded by the coding sequence ATGCAAACACGTAGAAACTTCCTTCACAACACCGCTAAAGCAACCTTGGCTGTCGCAGTATCGGGCAGTGTTTTAACTAATTTAGCCCAAGCTGAACCTGCACGTAATCAAGCCGCTCCTCTTTCTTTTAGTCAAATCAAACTTCCTTATACTTATTCCGACCTCGAACCCAATATTGATGCCTTAACAATGGAAATCCATTACACGAAGCATCATACTGCATATATTAAAGCTATCAATGAGGCAATAGTGGCAGAAAATATTACTGAAACTTCTGGAGAGCAGTTGTTGGCAAATATTTCTAAATATTCTGCTAAAGCACGCAATAACGCTGGTGGGGCTTGGAATCATAATTTTTTCTGGGAAAACCTATCTGGAAAACAAACGGGTCCTTCTGAAAAAGTGATGCAATTGATCATCTCATCTTTTGGATCAATGGACAAATTTAAAGAACAGTTTGCGGCTGCGGCGACTTCAAGATTTGGTTCAGGCTGGGCCTGGTTAATCTTGGACGATTCAGGTAAGCTAAAAATAACATCAACCGCTAATCAAGACAATCCATTAATGGATGTGGTCGATCAAAGAGGTATTCCAGTTTTAGCATTAGATGTATGGGAACATGCCTACTATTTACATTATCAAAATAAGAGAGCAGATTACATCAAAAACTGGTGGAATGTAGTGAATTGGAATAAAGTACACGAAAGACTTGCATAA
- the brnQ gene encoding branched-chain amino acid transport system II carrier protein, whose translation MKKIKDITTLGFALFAMFFGAGNLLLPPFIGLNAADQWDWAIIGFGLTGILLPLLGVLSIINSGESFKDLGNRTHPYIATILGIIIMLGIGPLIAIPRTAATTFEVGLLPAFPNLSPIWASILFFAVTFILSIRPSKVVNVIGNFLTPLLLILLIGMIIMGILFPLSPSIAHQMESMQAFKLGFIEGYQTLDVLASVIFSSIIIAAAKAKGYEKLKDKNRIVTSAGCLATFCLLLIYGGLVFLGAKSGYPLSPDVKRAELLLFISHKIFGSYGVLAISVSIALACLTTAIALTCAVGTFFSQLFNNRITYEWIVIICCLFSAVLAITGVEYIIQIAYPFLAFIYPIVITLVLYVLIFGRLIKSRLPYIGALAGTTLVSTIYLLAGFDIHIKGAENILASIPLATYELWWVIPSIVGFLLFLLLDKLKVSR comes from the coding sequence ATGAAAAAAATCAAAGATATTACGACACTAGGATTCGCCTTATTTGCTATGTTTTTTGGAGCTGGGAACTTACTGCTTCCTCCTTTTATTGGATTAAATGCGGCAGATCAATGGGACTGGGCAATAATAGGTTTTGGGCTTACAGGTATTTTACTTCCTCTGTTAGGCGTTTTATCGATCATCAATTCAGGTGAATCATTCAAAGATTTAGGCAATCGAACTCATCCTTATATAGCCACCATCCTGGGTATCATCATCATGCTGGGTATAGGCCCCCTAATTGCCATTCCGAGAACAGCCGCGACTACTTTTGAAGTAGGTTTATTGCCTGCATTTCCGAACTTATCGCCCATCTGGGCTTCAATACTATTTTTTGCGGTTACTTTTATCCTTTCTATCCGCCCTTCCAAAGTCGTGAATGTAATTGGAAATTTTCTGACACCGTTACTTTTGATTTTATTGATCGGTATGATCATCATGGGAATTTTGTTTCCTTTATCACCGAGTATCGCACATCAGATGGAATCCATGCAAGCCTTTAAGCTTGGTTTCATAGAAGGATACCAAACATTGGATGTGTTGGCTTCTGTCATTTTTAGCAGTATTATTATCGCTGCAGCAAAAGCCAAAGGATATGAAAAACTTAAAGATAAAAATAGAATCGTCACAAGTGCAGGTTGCCTAGCAACATTTTGTTTATTATTGATCTACGGTGGTTTAGTTTTTTTAGGGGCAAAATCTGGATATCCTTTATCTCCAGATGTAAAACGGGCAGAGTTACTCCTGTTTATTTCGCATAAAATCTTTGGAAGCTATGGGGTGCTTGCCATTTCAGTGAGTATTGCTTTAGCGTGCCTAACTACTGCAATCGCCTTAACTTGTGCTGTAGGTACATTTTTTAGTCAGCTGTTTAATAATCGAATTACCTACGAGTGGATTGTCATTATTTGCTGTCTCTTTTCGGCAGTACTTGCCATAACCGGCGTAGAGTATATTATTCAAATTGCTTATCCATTTTTAGCATTCATTTATCCAATTGTAATTACCCTGGTACTCTATGTACTTATCTTTGGTCGTTTGATTAAATCTAGACTACCCTACATTGGAGCTTTAGCAGGAACAACACTTGTTTCTACAATTTATCTCTTAGCAGGATTTGATATACATATAAAAGGAGCTGAAAATATATTAGCATCAATTCCTTTGGCGACATATGAACTGTGGTGGGTTATTCCCTCAATTGTTGGATTTTTATTGTTTTTGCTCTTGGATAAGTTAAAAGTTAGCCGCTAG
- a CDS encoding SRPBCC family protein has protein sequence MTTIQNNVTIEKSVQEVYAFLKDLNNHEQLMPENIYNWSSTADEARFTIQNMAKLALKVDERIEDQEIKLVPSEKAPFDVTLKWTLSTVSANVTVATFTIEADLNMMMKMIASGPLQKLADFQVNKLKEILG, from the coding sequence ATGACAACTATTCAGAACAATGTAACAATTGAAAAGTCGGTTCAGGAGGTTTATGCTTTTTTGAAAGACTTAAATAATCATGAGCAATTGATGCCTGAGAATATTTATAATTGGTCGTCAACTGCCGATGAGGCACGTTTTACAATTCAGAATATGGCTAAGTTGGCCCTGAAAGTAGACGAAAGGATAGAAGATCAAGAAATAAAACTAGTTCCATCTGAAAAGGCTCCTTTTGATGTTACATTAAAATGGACTTTGTCAACAGTTTCGGCTAACGTAACAGTGGCAACATTTACGATTGAAGCTGACTTGAATATGATGATGAAAATGATCGCTTCAGGACCTCTTCAAAAATTAGCTGATTTTCAAGTGAATAAATTGAAAGAGATTTTAGGATAA
- a CDS encoding NUDIX domain-containing protein, with translation MNQSVLILADFVPTGIKNPQTIDVQDIELEKLFKLSEQNDIPKSFLYIHKDCELIFQKLKEKNKIIKAAGGLVKNGDGDYLFIFRLGKWDLPKGKVESHEKMKEAAVREVEEECGIKIDYLGKKIQTSYHTYYLRNGDFILKQTNWYEMGVNKIPKLIPQTEEDITKAEWLDKHSLKQVKQNTYPIIANILEENL, from the coding sequence ATGAACCAATCTGTGCTAATTTTGGCAGATTTTGTTCCCACGGGCATTAAAAACCCTCAAACTATTGATGTTCAAGATATTGAACTTGAAAAACTTTTTAAATTATCTGAACAAAATGACATTCCTAAATCATTTTTATATATTCACAAAGACTGTGAATTGATTTTCCAGAAGTTAAAGGAAAAAAATAAAATCATAAAAGCAGCCGGAGGCTTAGTGAAAAATGGCGATGGCGACTATTTATTCATCTTTAGATTAGGCAAATGGGACCTTCCGAAAGGGAAAGTAGAAAGTCATGAAAAGATGAAAGAGGCTGCTGTAAGGGAAGTGGAAGAGGAATGTGGCATAAAAATAGATTACCTCGGAAAGAAAATACAGACATCATACCATACTTATTATTTGAGAAATGGTGATTTTATCCTGAAACAAACCAATTGGTATGAAATGGGCGTTAATAAAATCCCTAAACTCATACCTCAAACTGAAGAGGATATCACCAAAGCGGAATGGTTAGATAAACATAGTCTGAAGCAGGTAAAACAAAATACCTATCCGATCATCGCAAATATTTTAGAGGAAAACTTGTAA
- the pyrE gene encoding orotate phosphoribosyltransferase produces the protein MNNLNEVEQKVAESLLQIKAIKLQPKNPFTWASGWKSPIYCDNRITLSYPAIRTYIRQKLSKLIQEEFGSVDMISGVATAGIPQGVLVAQDLGLPFSYVRSSAKDHGRQNMIEGEIVSGQRVVVVEDLVSTGKSSLIAVKALREAGCNVVGLVSIFTYGLDEATKNFADAKCTLHSLCDYNSLIQVAAENGFIFEEDVELLKDWRKNPSTWSPIV, from the coding sequence ATGAATAATTTAAATGAGGTTGAACAAAAAGTTGCCGAATCCTTATTGCAAATTAAAGCAATAAAATTGCAACCTAAAAACCCTTTTACTTGGGCATCGGGTTGGAAGTCTCCAATTTATTGTGATAATCGTATTACTTTATCGTATCCAGCAATCCGTACGTACATTCGTCAGAAGCTTTCAAAGTTGATTCAAGAAGAATTTGGATCAGTGGATATGATTTCTGGTGTAGCTACTGCAGGTATTCCACAAGGTGTACTAGTTGCTCAAGATTTGGGCTTACCATTTTCTTATGTGAGAAGCAGTGCTAAAGATCACGGTCGTCAAAATATGATTGAAGGTGAGATTGTTAGCGGTCAACGTGTTGTTGTTGTTGAAGATTTAGTTTCAACGGGTAAAAGTAGTTTAATTGCGGTAAAAGCTTTACGTGAGGCAGGATGTAATGTGGTAGGTCTAGTGTCTATTTTCACATATGGTCTGGATGAAGCAACAAAGAATTTTGCTGATGCAAAATGTACTTTACATAGTCTTTGTGATTACAATTCACTCATTCAAGTGGCTGCAGAAAATGGTTTTATTTTTGAAGAAGATGTTGAGTTATTAAAAGATTGGAGAAAAAATCCTTCAACCTGGTCACCAATTGTCTAA